The Pricia mediterranea genome includes a window with the following:
- a CDS encoding PVC-type heme-binding CxxCH protein — translation MPKKNKVLFGAIVLLLVIFTGCTDKEEGLVEVHDKDHIVLIGNNLASRMMDFGHFETELHLRYPDSTLFIRNMGDGGNTPGFRPHSSRNSPWAFPGAEKFQTEYANESGSIGHFPTEDEWLTDLEADIIIAFFGYSESFQGAEGVQNYKDELQAFIEHTKTQKYNGESAPELVLVSPIAFEDLSDKMDLPDGVAENKNLEMYAEAMADVAAQNGIGFVDAFEPSKNWMDSDEKDITSDGFQLNDYGYQKFAELLADQIFGEKDAVAESKREAVTDAVVEKNWYWHHDFKIPNGVHAYGRRYDPFGPDNYPYEIEKVRQMTANRDTAIWNAAAGKTTDLAAMDAKTRVLPPVETNYKEVNGSGDPKYLYGQDALDKIDVPDGYKIELFASEEEFEDLANPVQLSFDNKGRLWVGVMPSYPHWKPGDGKPNDKLLILEDTDNDGKADKQTVFADSLSLTIGFELAPEGVYVSQAPDLVLLKDTDGDDHADTREVLLSGFDDHDTHHAISAFTADPSGALYMGEGVFLHTNVETAYGTVRATNGGFYRYSPQRHRLERTAQLPIPNPWGIAFDEWGQPFFAHTSGPDVTWMQPGTIKSRYGQSSPLPKNIIEDEHRVRPTSGLEFVSSRHFPDEVQGDLLINNTIGFLGTKQHVVVDDPESSGYVSEHRVDLVTSSDTNFRPVDMEFAPDGSLYFVDWHNVLIGHMQHNARDPLRDHVHGRIYRMTYPSRPLVEPAEIDGASIETLLDNLKLPEYRSRYRTRRELRGRDAEKVLPQLKTWVADLDTSDPRYEHHLLEALWVTWGLNQVDKDLLIQLLNADDFRARAAAVKVLRYTGHQIPEQADLLMAAAKDENPRVRLEALVAASWLDEQTGVPIVEAAGELPMDDWMQKPYEAALAHLKDHNLGEDESGKTKTDLEGAAKELFVKGEEIYNREGFCVTCHQSDGQGLSASQFPPLAGQKWVTGSEERLIKLTLKGLMGPLELENKSYPGQVPMTPFGGMLNDEEIASVLTFVRNSFGNKADPIDPEKVKEVREAIKDKEGFYSPAELLKEHPM, via the coding sequence ATGCCAAAGAAAAACAAAGTCCTTTTTGGGGCAATAGTTTTACTGCTGGTCATCTTTACCGGTTGTACCGACAAAGAAGAGGGCCTGGTCGAAGTACATGATAAAGACCATATCGTGTTGATAGGAAACAATCTCGCTTCCCGAATGATGGATTTTGGCCATTTCGAGACGGAGCTGCACCTGCGCTACCCCGATAGTACCCTGTTTATCCGAAATATGGGCGACGGGGGCAATACGCCGGGTTTTCGGCCCCATTCCTCACGGAATTCCCCCTGGGCCTTTCCGGGTGCGGAAAAATTCCAAACGGAATATGCCAATGAGTCGGGTAGCATCGGTCATTTTCCTACCGAAGACGAATGGTTGACCGATCTAGAGGCCGATATTATCATTGCCTTCTTTGGTTACAGCGAATCCTTTCAAGGTGCCGAAGGTGTTCAGAATTATAAGGATGAACTGCAGGCCTTTATCGAACATACCAAAACACAAAAATACAACGGCGAATCGGCACCGGAACTGGTATTGGTCTCGCCCATCGCGTTTGAGGACCTGTCCGATAAAATGGACCTGCCCGATGGCGTCGCCGAAAACAAGAACCTCGAGATGTACGCGGAGGCTATGGCCGATGTGGCCGCGCAGAACGGCATAGGCTTCGTGGATGCCTTCGAACCCAGTAAGAATTGGATGGATTCCGACGAAAAAGATATAACCTCCGACGGCTTCCAATTGAATGACTACGGATACCAAAAATTTGCCGAGCTTCTGGCCGATCAAATTTTCGGAGAGAAGGATGCTGTGGCCGAATCGAAAAGGGAGGCGGTGACCGACGCCGTGGTGGAAAAAAACTGGTACTGGCACCATGATTTTAAGATTCCCAATGGGGTGCATGCCTACGGACGGCGCTATGACCCCTTCGGTCCTGACAACTACCCTTACGAGATAGAAAAAGTCCGTCAAATGACGGCCAATCGGGATACGGCAATCTGGAACGCCGCCGCTGGAAAGACCACCGATCTGGCTGCCATGGACGCAAAGACCCGCGTATTGCCCCCTGTGGAGACGAATTATAAGGAAGTCAATGGATCCGGAGACCCCAAATACCTTTACGGACAGGATGCCCTCGACAAAATCGACGTGCCCGACGGCTATAAAATAGAACTTTTTGCCTCCGAGGAAGAGTTCGAGGACTTGGCCAACCCGGTACAGTTATCCTTTGACAACAAAGGTCGCCTTTGGGTGGGGGTCATGCCAAGCTATCCACATTGGAAACCCGGCGACGGAAAGCCGAACGATAAATTGCTTATTCTAGAGGATACCGATAACGATGGCAAGGCGGACAAACAGACCGTGTTTGCCGATAGCCTGAGCCTGACCATCGGGTTTGAATTGGCTCCCGAAGGCGTGTATGTCTCCCAGGCCCCTGACCTCGTATTGCTCAAGGATACCGACGGGGACGACCATGCAGATACCCGCGAGGTACTGCTCAGTGGCTTCGATGACCACGATACGCATCATGCGATCAGCGCTTTTACGGCCGACCCCAGTGGGGCTCTCTACATGGGTGAAGGTGTCTTTTTGCATACCAATGTGGAGACCGCTTACGGCACCGTTCGGGCGACCAATGGCGGCTTTTACCGGTACAGTCCACAAAGGCATCGTCTCGAACGTACCGCGCAGTTGCCCATCCCCAATCCCTGGGGGATTGCCTTTGACGAATGGGGTCAACCGTTTTTCGCCCATACCTCGGGCCCTGACGTTACTTGGATGCAACCTGGAACCATCAAGTCGCGCTACGGTCAATCGAGTCCGCTTCCCAAGAATATTATCGAGGATGAACATCGCGTACGGCCGACGTCGGGACTGGAGTTCGTTTCCAGCCGACATTTTCCGGATGAGGTGCAGGGCGATCTGTTGATCAATAATACCATCGGTTTTTTGGGGACCAAACAGCATGTTGTGGTCGACGACCCGGAATCATCGGGGTACGTCAGTGAACATCGTGTGGACCTGGTGACCTCCTCCGATACGAATTTCCGTCCCGTGGATATGGAATTCGCCCCCGATGGCTCGCTGTATTTCGTGGACTGGCACAATGTACTGATCGGGCATATGCAGCACAACGCCCGTGATCCATTGCGTGACCATGTACACGGTAGAATATATAGAATGACGTATCCTTCGCGCCCCTTGGTAGAACCGGCAGAAATCGACGGGGCCTCCATCGAGACTCTGTTGGATAATCTCAAATTGCCCGAATACCGTTCCCGATACCGGACCCGCCGAGAACTTCGGGGCCGGGATGCGGAAAAGGTACTGCCCCAACTGAAAACATGGGTCGCGGACCTTGATACTTCCGACCCCCGCTACGAACACCATCTGTTGGAAGCTCTTTGGGTGACCTGGGGCCTGAACCAAGTGGACAAAGATCTTTTGATACAATTGCTGAACGCCGACGATTTTCGGGCCCGAGCCGCCGCCGTAAAGGTTTTGCGGTATACCGGGCACCAAATTCCCGAGCAGGCGGATCTGCTGATGGCAGCCGCCAAGGACGAAAACCCACGGGTCCGTTTAGAGGCTCTAGTGGCCGCCTCTTGGTTGGATGAGCAGACGGGCGTGCCGATTGTAGAGGCCGCGGGGGAACTGCCGATGGACGATTGGATGCAAAAACCCTACGAAGCGGCCTTGGCCCATTTAAAAGATCATAATCTGGGGGAAGATGAGTCCGGTAAAACGAAAACGGATCTCGAGGGAGCCGCCAAGGAATTGTTCGTTAAGGGTGAGGAAATCTATAACCGCGAAGGCTTTTGTGTTACCTGTCATCAATCCGATGGACAGGGATTGAGCGCATCGCAATTCCCGCCTTTGGCAGGTCAGAAATGGGTGACCGGCAGTGAGGAACGTTTGATCAAACTGACCTTAAAGGGACTTATGGGGCCGCTTGAGCTTGAAAACAAGTCCTACCCCGGGCAAGTACCTATGACGCCTTTCGGAGGTATGCTCAACGATGAGGAGATTGCGTCGGTATTGACCTTCGTGCGGAACAGTTTCGGCAACAAAGCCGACCCCATCGACCCGGAGAAGGTAAAAGAAGTGAGGGAGGCAATCAAGGATAAGGAAGGTTTCTATTCGCCTGCCGAGTTGTTGAAAGAGCACCCGATGTAG
- a CDS encoding discoidin domain-containing protein — MNTFTDMEWGTGGESPEQFDPSALDAGQWAEVAKEAGMKGIIITAKHHDGFCLWPTKTTEHSVKNSPWKDGNGDLIKDLAEACEEYGLQFGVYLSPWDRNNPRYGHPEYVAIFHEQLRELLTNYGDIFEVWFDGANGGTGYYGGANEERKIDNKTYYEWDKVTNIIRELQPNAVIFSDAGPDIRWVGNEEGYANETNWSIMRRDEIYPGWPRYKELRSGHKDGTHWLPAEADVSIRPGWYYHSAEDHQVKSLPHLLDIYYRSVGRNASLLLNLPVDDRGLVHETDVKQLMALRGQLDLDFKSELAKNARVTATDERGNGRQFGATNVNDGADDTYWSTNDTLSSASITFDFGDPTEVNRVLLQEYIPLGQRVKNFSVEAEVDGEWKEIDRQTTVGYKRILRFDPVTASKVRVNFLDAKGPLAISNIELYRAPNLLTLPDLQRNRDGRVTLSVPDKNIEVHYTLDGSKPTAASPKFEKPFPVDEPTTVKAIAYDPESGETTETALKRYDIAKKDWKVVEVSSGTISEAIKAIDENPDTFWATDEGGERPQELVIDLGKSYKLKGFTYWPIQERYPFGIITGYKFSVSSDAQNWKAVAEGEFGNVVNNRIEQTVEFEPTKGQYIKLRATNVDGDDFRTSFGEIGVITEKD, encoded by the coding sequence ATGAATACCTTTACGGATATGGAATGGGGCACCGGCGGGGAGTCCCCCGAACAATTCGACCCATCCGCCTTGGATGCCGGGCAGTGGGCCGAGGTCGCCAAGGAGGCGGGTATGAAGGGCATCATTATTACCGCTAAGCACCACGACGGTTTTTGCCTGTGGCCGACCAAGACTACGGAGCATTCGGTCAAGAATTCCCCCTGGAAAGATGGTAATGGCGACCTTATCAAGGACCTGGCGGAAGCCTGCGAGGAATATGGACTCCAATTCGGCGTGTATCTATCCCCTTGGGACCGGAACAATCCGCGGTACGGCCATCCGGAATACGTCGCCATTTTTCATGAGCAGTTGCGGGAACTGTTGACGAACTACGGAGATATCTTCGAGGTCTGGTTCGACGGGGCCAACGGTGGAACGGGCTATTACGGTGGGGCGAACGAGGAACGTAAGATCGATAACAAGACCTACTATGAATGGGACAAGGTCACGAACATAATCAGGGAACTGCAGCCTAATGCGGTCATCTTTAGCGATGCAGGTCCCGATATCCGTTGGGTAGGCAATGAAGAAGGATATGCCAACGAGACCAATTGGAGCATTATGCGGCGCGATGAGATCTATCCCGGTTGGCCGCGCTACAAAGAACTGCGCTCCGGTCATAAAGACGGTACCCACTGGCTCCCCGCAGAGGCCGATGTCTCCATCCGCCCGGGATGGTATTATCATTCCGCCGAAGATCATCAGGTAAAGTCCCTTCCCCATTTGTTGGACATTTACTACCGTTCGGTGGGCCGCAACGCCAGCTTACTGCTCAACCTGCCCGTTGACGACAGGGGATTGGTGCACGAGACGGATGTAAAGCAGTTGATGGCCCTGCGTGGACAACTGGACCTGGATTTTAAGTCCGAATTGGCCAAAAACGCCAGGGTAACGGCCACCGATGAACGTGGCAATGGCCGGCAATTCGGTGCGACCAATGTCAACGACGGGGCTGACGACACCTACTGGTCGACCAACGATACCCTTTCCTCCGCTTCGATCACCTTCGATTTTGGCGATCCTACCGAGGTCAACCGTGTCCTTTTGCAAGAGTATATTCCCTTGGGGCAGCGGGTTAAAAACTTTAGCGTCGAAGCAGAGGTCGACGGCGAATGGAAGGAAATCGATAGACAGACCACGGTCGGGTACAAACGGATATTGCGGTTCGATCCCGTGACGGCATCCAAAGTGCGGGTCAATTTCTTGGATGCCAAAGGACCCTTGGCCATCTCCAACATCGAACTCTATCGGGCCCCTAACCTGCTTACGCTGCCCGACCTCCAAAGAAACAGGGACGGCAGGGTCACGCTGTCCGTTCCCGATAAGAATATCGAGGTGCACTATACTTTGGACGGTAGTAAGCCTACCGCGGCTTCCCCGAAATTCGAGAAGCCGTTTCCGGTAGATGAACCGACCACGGTCAAGGCGATCGCATATGACCCCGAATCGGGGGAGACGACGGAGACTGCGCTCAAACGCTACGATATTGCTAAAAAGGACTGGAAGGTCGTGGAAGTATCCAGCGGAACCATTTCGGAGGCCATAAAGGCGATTGATGAGAATCCCGACACCTTTTGGGCAACGGACGAAGGCGGGGAAAGACCGCAGGAGCTGGTCATAGACCTGGGGAAGTCGTACAAATTAAAAGGCTTTACCTACTGGCCGATACAAGAACGCTATCCCTTCGGAATCATTACGGGCTACAAGTTTTCGGTCAGTTCCGATGCCCAAAATTGGAAAGCCGTGGCCGAAGGCGAGTTCGGCAATGTGGTCAACAACCGTATCGAACAGACCGTTGAGTTTGAGCCAACCAAGGGGCAGTATATCAAATTAAGGGCAACGAATGTTGATGGCGACGATTTTAGGACGTCGTTTGGGGAAATCGGGGTGATTACGGAAAAAGATTAA
- a CDS encoding L-rhamnose mutarotase, whose amino-acid sequence MKTKRYCLALDLKNDPDLIKEYKEYHENVWPEITASIKEAGVEKLDIYHVEDRLFMIMETRPDFSFQEKQKSDEANPKVQEWETLMWDYQQALPGSKPGEKWRLMEHIFEL is encoded by the coding sequence ATGAAAACAAAACGTTACTGCCTAGCCCTTGACCTCAAGAACGACCCCGACCTGATCAAGGAATATAAGGAGTACCACGAAAACGTGTGGCCCGAAATAACGGCAAGCATCAAGGAGGCCGGAGTAGAGAAATTGGACATCTACCACGTAGAAGACCGATTGTTTATGATTATGGAGACCCGGCCCGATTTTTCGTTCCAAGAAAAACAAAAGTCCGATGAGGCCAATCCTAAGGTACAGGAATGGGAAACCTTGATGTGGGATTACCAACAGGCTCTGCCCGGTTCAAAACCCGGAGAAAAATGGCGGTTGATGGAACATATTTTCGAGTTGTAA
- a CDS encoding precorrin-2 dehydrogenase/sirohydrochlorin ferrochelatase family protein produces the protein MERNELYPIFLKVSHLNILIVGGGNVALEKLTFLLKSSPTAQVAMVAPLFRAETSVLADKHGIAMHRDSYDPKYLQDKHIVIATTDRPEINEQIYHDCRAQSILVNVADNPPFCDFYMGGIVTKGNVKVAISTNGKSPTTAKRLRQFFEDVIPENIDDLVKNLNEYRKTLKGDFEQKVETLNEFTKDLVQKRR, from the coding sequence ATGGAACGCAACGAACTGTATCCCATATTTTTAAAGGTGTCCCACCTGAACATCTTGATCGTAGGGGGCGGGAACGTGGCCCTGGAAAAGCTGACATTTTTGTTGAAATCGAGCCCTACGGCACAGGTAGCAATGGTGGCGCCGCTATTTCGCGCCGAAACGTCTGTCTTGGCCGACAAGCACGGCATCGCCATGCATAGGGACAGCTATGACCCCAAATATCTTCAGGACAAACATATCGTCATCGCCACGACCGACCGACCGGAAATCAACGAACAGATATATCATGACTGTCGGGCGCAAAGCATCTTGGTCAATGTCGCCGACAACCCACCGTTTTGCGATTTTTATATGGGCGGAATCGTGACCAAAGGTAACGTAAAGGTGGCCATCTCCACGAATGGTAAATCGCCCACCACGGCCAAACGCCTTCGTCAATTTTTCGAGGATGTTATTCCGGAAAATATCGACGATCTGGTCAAAAACCTCAACGAATATCGCAAGACCCTCAAAGGCGATTTCGAGCAAAAAGTGGAGACCCTGAACGAATTTACGAAGGACTTGGTACAAAAACGGAGGTAG
- a CDS encoding Gfo/Idh/MocA family protein — translation MEDSKNSFDRRKFIRSSALVGAFLGLPGAAAFGKSDVDRALEKMSEKRPSYGKSVIGLKTEPIEQVNVAFIGVGNRGSSHVKHMAALHPKAKITAICDIRDEYAQKSVDFAKEMGQNPKKYSGTEEAWKDMVKRDDIDLVIISTPWEDHVPMCVYAMQQGKHAAVEVPAAYTVEDCWKLVDTAEETQRNCMMLENVCYGNEELTLLQMVDQGYFGTLTHGEAAYIHDLRHSMFSKTGYYNQWRIRHHVKYDGNLYPMHGLAPVAQYMDINRGDRFNHLVSMSSLEANLSEYAKTIEPDNEFYKHTDFKHGDMNMTLIKTAKGRTIMVQHDVASPRVYSRINAISGTKAYHEGYPSRLSVNGKHDWLTEAEHAEVFEKYKHPIWNRLKDEIAKHGGHGGMDFVLLYRLIDGFNQGRALDMDVYDAADWSVVTPLSGISIQKGNAPVKFPDFTRGNWKEERALGIMENV, via the coding sequence ATGGAAGATTCCAAGAACAGTTTCGACAGAAGAAAATTTATACGGTCCTCGGCCCTGGTCGGGGCGTTTTTGGGGCTTCCGGGAGCGGCGGCCTTTGGCAAGTCCGACGTGGACAGGGCCTTGGAGAAGATGTCCGAAAAAAGACCATCCTATGGGAAGTCCGTCATCGGATTGAAAACCGAACCCATAGAGCAGGTGAACGTAGCTTTTATCGGGGTGGGAAACCGGGGGAGTAGCCACGTCAAACACATGGCGGCCCTACATCCCAAAGCAAAAATTACCGCTATTTGCGATATCCGGGATGAATACGCTCAAAAATCCGTGGATTTCGCCAAGGAAATGGGCCAGAATCCAAAAAAATATAGCGGTACCGAAGAGGCGTGGAAAGACATGGTCAAGCGCGATGATATCGATTTGGTGATTATCAGCACCCCATGGGAAGACCACGTGCCCATGTGCGTATATGCCATGCAACAGGGCAAACACGCCGCCGTTGAGGTACCCGCAGCCTATACGGTCGAAGATTGCTGGAAACTGGTCGATACGGCCGAAGAGACCCAGCGCAACTGCATGATGCTGGAGAATGTGTGCTACGGCAATGAAGAGCTTACCCTGCTGCAAATGGTCGATCAGGGCTACTTCGGCACCCTCACCCACGGCGAAGCGGCCTATATCCACGATCTCAGGCACTCGATGTTCAGCAAGACCGGGTATTATAACCAATGGCGTATCCGGCATCATGTGAAATACGACGGCAACCTGTACCCGATGCACGGGCTGGCACCGGTCGCACAGTATATGGACATCAACCGGGGCGATCGCTTCAACCACTTGGTATCGATGAGCTCGCTGGAGGCGAATCTATCCGAATATGCCAAGACCATCGAGCCCGACAACGAATTCTATAAGCATACCGATTTCAAGCACGGCGATATGAATATGACCCTGATCAAAACCGCCAAGGGGCGGACGATTATGGTGCAACACGATGTGGCATCGCCCAGGGTCTATAGCCGTATCAATGCGATTTCGGGAACCAAGGCCTACCATGAGGGTTATCCCAGCCGGTTGAGCGTGAACGGAAAGCACGATTGGCTGACCGAGGCCGAACATGCCGAGGTCTTCGAGAAATACAAACACCCCATTTGGAACAGGCTCAAGGACGAAATTGCCAAACACGGCGGACACGGGGGAATGGACTTCGTACTGCTATACCGGCTAATCGATGGTTTCAACCAAGGCCGAGCTTTGGATATGGATGTGTACGATGCCGCGGATTGGTCCGTGGTGACGCCGCTTTCAGGTATTTCTATCCAAAAAGGCAATGCGCCTGTCAAATTTCCTGATTTTACACGGGGAAATTGGAAGGAAGAGCGGGCGTTGGGGATTATGGAGAACGTATAA
- a CDS encoding fumarylacetoacetate hydrolase family protein has translation MKLIRFGETGKEKPGVQLEDGTRLDVSAFGQDYDEHFFGNQGISKLQDWLASHQDKCPKIEGTIRLGPPSWRPSKLVCVGLNYAKHAAESGMEIPKEPVLFFKATSAIVGPNDDLIIPKGSQKTDWEVELGVVIGKKASYVSKDEAMDHVAGYVLHNDYSEREFQLERHGQWVKGKSCDTFAPIGPFIATKDEIDDPHNLNLWLTLNGETMQDSNTSDFVFDIPEQISYISQFMTLMPGDIISTGTPFGVGLGLDPQRYLKPGDVVELGIQGLGRSKQTARAYQGK, from the coding sequence ATGAAATTAATACGATTTGGCGAAACAGGTAAAGAAAAGCCCGGGGTACAACTTGAGGATGGCACCCGGTTGGATGTATCCGCTTTCGGACAGGATTACGACGAGCACTTTTTTGGAAACCAAGGGATCTCCAAACTTCAGGATTGGCTGGCATCCCATCAAGACAAGTGCCCGAAAATCGAGGGGACCATCCGGCTGGGACCGCCTTCGTGGAGACCTTCCAAACTGGTCTGTGTGGGATTGAACTACGCCAAGCATGCCGCGGAAAGCGGAATGGAGATCCCAAAAGAACCCGTGCTATTCTTTAAGGCCACCTCCGCGATTGTGGGTCCCAACGACGACTTGATCATCCCAAAGGGAAGCCAAAAAACGGATTGGGAGGTCGAACTTGGCGTGGTCATAGGCAAAAAAGCATCTTACGTTTCCAAAGACGAGGCGATGGACCATGTGGCGGGCTACGTATTGCATAACGATTATAGCGAAAGGGAATTTCAGCTGGAGCGTCACGGTCAATGGGTCAAGGGCAAAAGCTGCGATACCTTTGCACCGATCGGTCCCTTTATCGCCACCAAAGATGAAATCGATGACCCGCACAACCTTAATCTTTGGTTGACCTTGAACGGGGAAACGATGCAAGATAGCAACACCTCGGATTTCGTATTCGACATTCCCGAACAGATCAGTTACATCAGTCAGTTTATGACTTTGATGCCGGGCGATATTATCTCCACCGGCACCCCGTTCGGGGTGGGACTCGGACTCGACCCCCAGAGATATTTGAAACCCGGCGATGTGGTCGAACTTGGAATCCAAGGTCTAGGGAGATCGAAGCAGACAGCAAGAGCATATCAAGGGAAGTAG
- a CDS encoding L-fuconate dehydratase, which yields MKNTTRITDIEINDVRFPTSRSLDGSDAMNPDPDYSAAYVILKTDHPDSLEGHGLTFTIGRGNELCVAAVRSLSPLIIGKTLESFTADMGAFYRMISGDSQLRWLGPEKGVIHLATAALVNAVWDLYAKKEGKPLWKLVADMSPEELVSCVDFTYITDAITPDEALQLLKRKKASKQERIDRLHKDGYPAYTTSAGWLGYSDDKMRRLCQEAKAEGFDHIKIKVGSDLADDMRRAAIIREEIGPDLRLMMDANQKWDVDEAITNMEELAKFDPWWIEEPTSPDDILGHAKIAKAIAPIHVATGEHCQNRVMFKQLMQARAIGICQIDSCRVGGVNEILAILLMAAKFEIPVCPHAGGVGLCEYVQHLSMIDYIAISGSLENRIIEYVDHLHEHFIDPVKMKNGAYMPPELPGYSIEIKRESLQAYSFPEGRVWEEISKEQE from the coding sequence ATGAAAAACACCACCCGTATTACGGACATCGAGATTAACGACGTCCGCTTCCCGACCAGTCGGTCTTTAGACGGTTCCGATGCCATGAATCCTGATCCGGATTATTCGGCGGCCTACGTCATTTTGAAAACGGACCATCCCGATAGTCTGGAGGGGCACGGACTGACTTTTACCATAGGACGGGGCAACGAGCTTTGTGTGGCGGCGGTGCGTTCGTTATCCCCCCTGATTATTGGGAAAACGCTCGAAAGCTTCACGGCGGACATGGGCGCTTTCTATAGAATGATTTCCGGGGATAGCCAGTTGCGCTGGTTGGGTCCCGAAAAGGGAGTTATCCACCTGGCGACGGCCGCCCTGGTCAATGCCGTTTGGGACTTGTACGCCAAAAAGGAAGGTAAACCACTTTGGAAGCTGGTCGCCGATATGTCCCCCGAAGAGCTGGTTTCCTGTGTCGACTTTACGTACATTACGGATGCCATAACGCCCGACGAGGCCTTGCAATTGCTAAAAAGAAAGAAGGCTTCAAAACAGGAACGTATCGATAGATTGCATAAGGATGGATATCCTGCCTATACGACCTCCGCGGGGTGGCTGGGCTATTCCGATGATAAGATGCGCAGGCTGTGCCAAGAGGCCAAGGCCGAGGGTTTCGACCATATCAAGATCAAAGTAGGTTCCGATTTAGCCGATGATATGCGCCGGGCAGCCATCATCCGGGAGGAAATCGGGCCGGACCTGAGGCTGATGATGGATGCCAACCAAAAATGGGATGTTGATGAGGCCATCACCAATATGGAAGAACTGGCCAAGTTCGATCCTTGGTGGATCGAGGAACCTACCAGTCCCGATGACATTCTAGGCCATGCGAAAATCGCAAAGGCCATTGCCCCGATCCATGTCGCTACGGGCGAGCATTGCCAGAACCGGGTCATGTTCAAGCAATTGATGCAGGCCAGGGCCATCGGCATCTGCCAGATCGATAGCTGTAGAGTAGGGGGCGTAAACGAGATTTTGGCGATTTTGTTGATGGCGGCCAAATTCGAAATTCCCGTTTGTCCGCATGCGGGCGGAGTGGGACTTTGTGAATATGTACAACATCTGTCCATGATCGACTATATTGCGATCAGCGGATCTCTCGAAAATCGCATCATTGAATATGTCGATCACCTGCACGAGCATTTTATCGATCCGGTAAAAATGAAGAATGGAGCGTACATGCCACCTGAACTTCCGGGATATAGTATCGAGATAAAAAGGGAATCCCTTCAAGCATATAGTTTTCCCGAAGGTAGGGTCTGGGAGGAGATTTCTAAGGAACAAGAGTAA